The Heyndrickxia vini genome contains a region encoding:
- a CDS encoding anti-repressor SinI family protein produces the protein MENQKVDGLSLDQEWVNLILDAIDMGMSISDIKEYFSKNKLEVKF, from the coding sequence ATGGAAAATCAAAAGGTTGATGGATTGTCGTTAGATCAAGAATGGGTGAACTTAATTTTGGATGCAATTGACATGGGGATGAGTATTTCCGATATTAAAGAATACTTTTCAAAAAATAAACTGGAGGTTAAATTTTAA
- a CDS encoding TVP38/TMEM64 family protein: MKQIITLVITISIIIFAYTQKEGMLHLIESGESMAIIISLLFVALLVFFPVMPFALVAGIIGSVFGVWLGAIISLCGSVFGSMIMFFMARYGFQQWVQKVLDKYPKAREYESIFQKNAFLGILLLRLAPIIPAPLLNVLCGVSVIRWPIFFIATLIGKFPAIIIFTFAGSLFANNKLLSIAIYGAYFVIITVIATIHIQKRKIQV, translated from the coding sequence ATGAAGCAAATCATAACGTTAGTGATAACAATTTCCATAATCATATTTGCCTATACACAAAAAGAAGGAATGCTTCATCTGATTGAATCAGGGGAGAGCATGGCCATAATCATTAGCCTGCTTTTTGTAGCTTTGCTTGTTTTTTTTCCTGTTATGCCGTTTGCACTTGTTGCAGGGATAATAGGTTCTGTATTTGGTGTTTGGTTGGGAGCCATCATTTCTTTATGCGGCAGTGTTTTCGGATCAATGATTATGTTCTTTATGGCAAGATACGGATTCCAGCAATGGGTACAAAAAGTACTTGATAAATATCCGAAGGCGAGAGAATATGAAAGTATTTTTCAAAAAAATGCATTTCTCGGCATTCTGCTTTTACGTTTGGCTCCAATAATACCGGCACCATTACTGAATGTACTTTGTGGTGTCAGTGTGATTAGGTGGCCAATTTTCTTTATAGCCACCTTAATAGGAAAGTTTCCCGCAATTATTATTTTTACGTTTGCGGGTAGTTTATTTGCTAATAATAAGTTACTGTCAATCGCAATTTACGGGGCTTATTTTGTCATCATTACAGTCATCGCAACTATTCATATCCAAAAAAGAAAAATACAAGTGTAA
- a CDS encoding class I SAM-dependent methyltransferase encodes MEDKYYLQLIKEIAVRFDEEKIPYHFIDSTSLWLQDVEVDHLQTVFVQVQWDLFDTSYQIFHHFEQIGKGRNETSAFYKVKSEDYSIHVHCVFNTTIKTDPYRIEIMKENQLFYCISLYKYLYFDSKKINTLEIEAYLAREQDKVTKQNEVAWNQNNYTALLKRYGAPEEVVKKIIENPKWRLHPFYKYLEPLANKKVLHLLGSNGIKGVAMSLLGADVTVVDFSKENKMFAMELSDAAETKLSYVVSDVLSLPIEEFHNQFDIVLMELGVLHYFIDLNKLMQKIHQLLRKKGHFILHEFHPISTKLITSTGKKHKVTGNYFDPTIENNHVAFTKHMPDEEKANLQHVLQRKWTLSEIITSTAQAQLMIETLEEEPNHKISDIGLPKTYTLVAKKL; translated from the coding sequence ATGGAAGATAAGTATTATTTACAATTAATTAAGGAAATCGCAGTACGTTTTGATGAAGAAAAAATTCCATATCATTTTATCGATTCCACGTCATTATGGTTGCAAGATGTGGAAGTGGATCATTTGCAAACGGTATTCGTTCAAGTTCAGTGGGATCTTTTTGACACTTCCTATCAGATTTTCCATCATTTCGAGCAAATAGGCAAGGGAAGAAATGAGACATCCGCTTTTTATAAAGTAAAGTCGGAAGATTACTCGATCCATGTACATTGTGTTTTTAATACGACGATTAAAACAGATCCTTATCGAATCGAAATAATGAAGGAAAATCAATTGTTTTACTGTATATCTTTGTATAAATATCTCTATTTTGACTCAAAAAAGATCAATACGTTGGAAATAGAAGCATATTTAGCGAGAGAACAAGATAAGGTAACCAAGCAAAATGAAGTAGCATGGAATCAAAATAATTATACAGCACTTCTAAAACGTTATGGTGCACCCGAAGAAGTAGTCAAAAAAATAATTGAAAATCCGAAATGGAGACTTCATCCTTTTTATAAATATCTTGAACCTTTAGCTAATAAAAAGGTGCTTCATTTATTAGGATCAAACGGGATAAAGGGCGTGGCTATGTCATTACTTGGGGCGGATGTTACGGTAGTTGATTTTTCAAAAGAAAATAAAATGTTCGCAATGGAACTAAGTGATGCGGCAGAAACAAAGCTTTCATATGTAGTTTCAGATGTATTGTCATTACCGATTGAGGAATTTCATAATCAATTCGATATTGTTTTAATGGAGCTAGGGGTGCTTCATTACTTTATTGATTTGAATAAGTTAATGCAAAAAATTCATCAACTATTACGGAAAAAAGGTCATTTTATTTTACATGAGTTCCATCCAATTTCAACAAAACTAATTACTTCAACGGGGAAGAAACATAAAGTTACTGGCAATTATTTTGATCCAACTATTGAAAATAACCATGTTGCCTTTACAAAACATATGCCAGATGAAGAAAAAGCAAATTTACAACATGTTCTCCAACGAAAATGGACGTTAAGTGAAATAATAACCTCTACAGCACAAGCACAACTTATGATTGAAACATTAGAGGAAGAACCCAATCATAAAATTTCAGACATTGGATTGCCAAAAACATATACATTAGTTGCAAAAAAGCTGTAG
- a CDS encoding DUF5658 family protein: MAALNIIDAVISFIGLKLDLIQEANPLMGYIYNQHPFLFLLVKLSFSFLLYSFLYANKIPTKNIVKYTTYTAVVVYSFVFSLHIYWIVKI, encoded by the coding sequence TTGGCAGCATTAAATATCATCGACGCAGTCATATCGTTTATTGGTCTAAAATTAGATTTGATACAAGAGGCAAACCCGTTAATGGGCTATATTTACAATCAACACCCATTCTTGTTCTTACTAGTGAAATTGTCGTTTTCCTTCCTATTATATAGTTTTCTTTATGCAAACAAAATACCTACAAAAAACATAGTGAAATACACGACGTATACGGCCGTTGTAGTCTATTCATTTGTTTTTTCACTTCATATATATTGGATTGTAAAAATATAA
- a CDS encoding aldo/keto reductase, which produces MNKNQLGTSELFVSELGLGCMSLGTNERTAKEIVKAAIDEGINYFDTADLYDFGLNEEIVGKSLKSVRDQVIIATKVGNCWTDDKTSWNWDPSKAYIKEAVKNSLHRLQTDYIDLYQLHGGTIEDPIDETIEAFEELKKEGLIRYYGISSIRPNVIREYVQKSSIVSVMVQYSLLDRRPEEDILPLLKEHAVSAVTRGPVAKGILSERSFEKISDKGYLDYSYHELVEIMKEIKNKLLMGNRNMTELALQYNLSNSSVASVITGASNIEQIRENAKAVQKNPLTKEERELLVKLTKQQKYTAHR; this is translated from the coding sequence ATGAATAAAAATCAATTAGGAACTTCCGAATTATTTGTATCAGAGTTAGGGCTCGGTTGTATGTCCTTAGGGACCAATGAACGAACCGCAAAGGAGATTGTGAAAGCAGCTATTGATGAAGGAATTAATTATTTTGATACTGCCGATTTATATGACTTTGGATTAAATGAAGAAATTGTTGGAAAATCATTAAAATCTGTTCGTGATCAAGTCATTATTGCAACAAAGGTAGGAAATTGCTGGACTGATGATAAAACAAGTTGGAATTGGGATCCTTCCAAAGCTTATATTAAAGAAGCGGTGAAAAATAGTCTTCACCGTCTGCAGACGGATTATATCGATTTATATCAATTGCACGGTGGCACAATTGAGGATCCTATTGATGAAACTATCGAAGCATTCGAAGAACTCAAAAAGGAAGGATTAATCAGATATTACGGCATCTCCTCCATTCGCCCAAATGTCATCCGTGAATACGTGCAAAAATCGAGTATTGTAAGTGTTATGGTCCAATATAGTTTATTAGATCGTCGTCCAGAGGAAGACATACTCCCTCTTTTAAAAGAACACGCTGTTAGTGCTGTGACTAGAGGACCTGTTGCGAAAGGGATATTAAGTGAAAGAAGCTTTGAAAAGATTTCGGACAAAGGGTATTTAGATTATTCGTATCATGAATTAGTTGAAATAATGAAAGAAATCAAAAATAAATTATTGATGGGAAACCGCAATATGACTGAACTTGCTCTACAATACAATTTATCGAATAGTTCTGTAGCTTCTGTGATTACCGGTGCCAGCAATATTGAGCAAATTAGAGAAAATGCCAAAGCGGTTCAGAAAAACCCCCTAACAAAAGAAGAACGCGAATTATTGGTTAAATTGACTAAACAACAGAAATACACCGCCCATAGATGA
- a CDS encoding helix-turn-helix domain-containing protein → MIGQRIKNFRLQKQLSLSELAEKAGVAKSYLSSIERNIQSNPSVQFLEKIAAVLGISVNSLLHEEIEATDAIELDSDWELLVREAMNSGVSKDEFREFLEFNKWKLNNHK, encoded by the coding sequence ATGATTGGTCAACGTATTAAAAATTTTCGACTTCAAAAACAATTATCTTTATCAGAACTTGCAGAAAAGGCTGGAGTTGCAAAATCATATTTAAGCTCCATTGAGCGAAATATCCAATCCAATCCTTCTGTTCAATTTCTTGAAAAAATTGCTGCTGTTTTAGGAATTTCCGTTAATTCCTTATTACATGAGGAAATCGAAGCGACTGATGCAATCGAACTTGACTCAGACTGGGAACTTCTCGTCCGGGAAGCAATGAATTCAGGTGTATCGAAAGATGAATTCCGTGAGTTTTTAGAATTTAATAAATGGAAATTAAATAATCATAAATAA
- the mciZ gene encoding Z-ring formation inhibitor MciZ, translating to MKIYIQPKGVILSGKAWEIRESLKFYAKKHKYVSDWIKKTGQ from the coding sequence ATGAAGATTTATATTCAACCAAAAGGGGTAATTTTGAGCGGTAAAGCTTGGGAAATTAGAGAGAGTCTTAAATTTTATGCGAAAAAGCATAAGTATGTTAGTGATTGGATAAAAAAAACAGGACAGTAA
- a CDS encoding endonuclease Q family protein, with translation MNKYFVDLHIHIGRTKTGKPVKITASKTLTLTNILRAAKLPKGLDLIGVIDCHSPEVIAEIEDLLQNGELVEMEDGGFRFQDSVTLIPGVEIEVNDENCKGPLHVLGYFPSLKKIKEFSNWYTGKVKNNQLSTQRIREDARTLQKKIKELDGIFIPAHVFTPFKSLYGKGVESSLAEVLDPNLIDAIELGLSSNTEMADHIEELHNYTFVSNSDAHSLAKIAREYQVMKLEEPTFLALKKALHHEDGNEIVANYGLNPYLGKYHETTCAKCYAKKIGDKCEQCGSTQFTKGVADRIKELTTAISVPDRPPYIHQVPLDFLPGLGPKTMAKLLDHFGTEMNILHNVPKKEIEKLVKMDLAELIIKARNGDLQLSAGGGGQYGKVSKK, from the coding sequence TTGAATAAGTACTTTGTTGATCTGCATATTCATATCGGACGAACAAAAACAGGGAAACCTGTTAAAATAACAGCTTCAAAAACATTGACACTTACCAATATTTTACGCGCGGCAAAACTTCCTAAAGGACTTGATTTGATAGGTGTCATTGATTGTCATTCACCTGAAGTGATTGCTGAAATTGAAGATTTACTACAAAACGGAGAACTAGTTGAAATGGAGGATGGCGGTTTTCGATTTCAAGATTCGGTCACACTCATTCCAGGGGTAGAGATTGAAGTAAATGATGAGAATTGTAAAGGACCACTCCATGTACTAGGTTATTTTCCTTCTCTTAAGAAAATAAAAGAATTTTCTAATTGGTATACAGGAAAAGTGAAAAATAATCAATTGAGCACCCAACGAATACGTGAAGATGCACGGACTTTGCAGAAAAAAATTAAAGAGTTGGATGGGATTTTTATTCCAGCTCATGTGTTTACGCCATTTAAAAGCCTTTATGGGAAAGGTGTAGAATCATCTTTAGCAGAAGTCTTAGATCCCAATTTAATTGATGCTATTGAGCTTGGTCTTAGTTCCAATACGGAAATGGCAGATCATATTGAAGAATTACATAATTATACATTTGTCAGTAATTCTGATGCACATTCACTGGCAAAAATCGCACGCGAGTACCAAGTAATGAAATTGGAGGAACCGACCTTTCTTGCATTGAAAAAAGCACTACACCATGAAGATGGTAATGAAATTGTCGCGAATTATGGATTAAATCCTTATTTAGGAAAATACCATGAAACTACTTGTGCGAAATGTTATGCGAAAAAGATTGGTGATAAATGTGAACAGTGTGGATCTACCCAGTTTACTAAAGGGGTGGCGGATCGTATTAAAGAATTAACTACGGCAATTTCGGTACCAGACCGGCCACCATATATTCACCAAGTTCCACTAGATTTCTTGCCGGGTTTAGGACCAAAAACGATGGCAAAATTACTAGATCATTTCGGAACAGAAATGAATATCCTTCATAATGTCCCGAAAAAGGAAATCGAAAAACTAGTGAAAATGGACCTAGCTGAATTAATTATCAAAGCAAGAAATGGTGACTTACAGTTATCTGCTGGTGGCGGCGGGCAGTACGGGAAAGTGTCTAAGAAATAA
- a CDS encoding NUDIX hydrolase: MHKFTEKTLKTEKIFEGKVVHLQVDEVELPNGKTSKREIIKHPGAVAVLAVTNQNKIILVEQFRKPMDKAIIEIPAGKLEPGEEPIITAARELEEETGYECEALEHIISFYTAPGFADEILHLYFAKGLKKKEHPKSADEDEFVELMEVTLEEAVKLVEQQKICDAKTAYAIQYLQLKEAKKN, from the coding sequence ATGCATAAATTCACCGAAAAAACATTGAAGACCGAAAAAATATTTGAAGGAAAAGTGGTTCATTTACAAGTTGATGAAGTTGAACTTCCAAACGGAAAAACATCAAAACGTGAAATCATTAAACATCCAGGAGCAGTTGCTGTCCTAGCTGTCACCAATCAAAATAAAATTATTTTAGTTGAACAATTTCGAAAACCAATGGATAAGGCAATAATTGAGATTCCTGCTGGTAAATTAGAGCCGGGAGAGGAGCCGATTATCACTGCAGCAAGAGAATTAGAAGAAGAAACAGGCTATGAGTGTGAAGCTTTAGAACACATCATCTCCTTTTACACAGCACCGGGATTTGCCGATGAAATATTACATCTCTATTTTGCAAAAGGGTTAAAAAAGAAAGAGCATCCAAAAAGTGCAGATGAAGACGAATTTGTGGAGTTGATGGAGGTTACCTTGGAAGAAGCAGTCAAATTAGTCGAACAACAAAAGATTTGTGATGCGAAAACAGCATATGCAATCCAATATTTACAATTAAAAGAGGCGAAAAAGAATTGA